A section of the Suncus etruscus isolate mSunEtr1 chromosome X, mSunEtr1.pri.cur, whole genome shotgun sequence genome encodes:
- the LOC125999060 gene encoding zinc finger BED domain-containing protein 4-like: protein MAGNPESRPTGDGGCLSDKIQITVRREEDDGGDPGGLERVGCKQHQQEGNAQADKGGEPAQGAGWRQHWVALPGRRSSPACEEEGGSLLFQDSSTLPDRAQSLQFHRSTSSRKTSPVWKHFLVSPWDSTKATGRHCMKKLGLGKKEKDLSTRCLMRHMRLVHPTVLNPEEGSEAAPPSSAPTQLLLPQPSHGRDQSPVLSPILSLEAFPQMASKILSPDQLAEETVTSDVRCDEASSSLSRSDKYCREEALGEPPALLPTLHDDDALKNAFQGRLLVPQSKQSLRKRSVVWQHFYPSRLDRSKAICIHCMKEFSLGRNVRCLGTSCLIRHLRRAHKTIKLQENEGDPGPPPLQADLPALLPALPPPDPEPSSMASSLGNWVPVSPSALSSPHQLPEDLQSPLNPREKLDAGPSPQLPESGALFQRNQRVMKRLRFEVSQHVSLPPVDSLKAVCSQKTSTLWNHFSICSTEPTKVICLHCGHMISTDKKPANLGTSCLLSRHLKRFHSSVVLKTDVPVTARPSSPGPPVPMSTDVSTSSNSTAEESHPVAQKITRLVAEMMALDLQPYSLMNNVGFNRLLGYLNPWYSLPSPAYFSGTAIPNMYDSVKRIIKASLKKAESGVVHFTLGVWESSQTPEYLMLTAHWVTFESSVRLHCENHHCSALLDLSQVDYGCRGNSLQKQMECWWEAWVSSTGLQMGITVTDNLSIGKTLSEGELTSVQCFNRTLSLILSEAFKTQKMVQNLLSIARKTCEWVQQSPRAQEKLAELQKEYALPQHTLVQDEPSKWTTLLNMLERLIEQKRAVHELAIECHFPEIISFDQWEGMRSVCRALRSFYAASCEMSTRTATLSQVIPMMYILHRKIDMLFEETMGIDTILKSLKEGMGSSLTAMLHNPSYLFATLLDPRYKASLFSKEEAELYRRDLIRELKMLNPASHHRPVCSRHDPAAPVQGSSGKESLWSLLASVKKPGPRDSAPLPEDMVLAYLAEEVLEISCDPLTYWNLKREAWPSLSILAFRFLGCPPSIVPAEKFLNTPLEHDGVGRSRLTMEHFEKLIFLNVNLPLIDFQY from the coding sequence ATGGCAGGGAACCCAGAAAGTCGTCCCACAGGGGATGGTGGCTGTCTGTCTGATAAAATTCAGATcactgtcaggagagaggaagatgATGGTGGGGATCCCGGTGGCTTGGAGAGGGTGGGCTGCAAGCAGCACCAGCAGGAGGGCAATGCCCAGGCTGACAAGGGAGGTGAGCCAGCCCAGGGCGCAGGCTGGAGGCAGCACTGGGTAGCATTGCCTGGAAGGCGCTCAAGCCCTGCCTGTGAGGAGGAAGGCGGGTCCCTGTTGTTCCAGGACAGCAGCACCCTGCCTGATCGGGCCCAGAGCCTCCAGTTCCACCGCAGTACCAGCTCCAGAAAGACGTCTCCGGTCTGGAAGCACTTCTTGGTCTCCCCCTGGGACAGCACGAAAGCCACCGGCAGGCACTGCATGAAGAAGTTAGGCCTCGGCAAGAAAGAGAAGGACCTGAGCACCAGGTGCCTCATGAGGCACATGAGGCTGGTGCACCCCACCGTGCTCAACCCTGAGGAGGGCAGCGAGGCCGCCCCACCCTCCTCAGCCCCCACGCAGCTGCTGTTGCCACAGCCCTCCCATGGCAGGGACCAGAGCCCCGTCCTCTCTCCTATCCTCAGCCTGGAGGCGTTCCCCCAAATGGCTTCCAAAATCCTCTCCCCTGACCAGCTGGCAGAGGAGACGGTGACTTCCGACGTCCGTTGTGATGAAGCCTCCTCCAGCCTGTCCCGCTCAGACAAGTACTGCCGGGAGGAAGCCCTGGGGGAGCCCCCTGCCCTTCTCCCAACACTGCATGATGATGATGCTCTGAAGAATGCCTTCCAGGGGCGCCTCCTGGTCCCTCAGAGCAAGCAGAGCCTTCGGAAGCGCTCGGTCGTGTGGCAGCACTTCTACCCGTCCCGGCTGGACAGGTCCAAGGCCATTTGCATCCACTGCATGAAGGAGTTCAGTCTCGGCAGGAATGTCCGCTGCCTGGGCACCAGCTGCCTCATCCGCCACTTGAGGCGTGCTCACAAGACCATCAAGCTGCAGGAAAATGAAGGCGATCCTGGCCCCCCACCCCTGCAAGCTGACCTCCCCGCACTTTTGCCTGCCCTGCCACCACCAGATCCAGAGCCCAGCTCCATGGCATCATCCCTGGGGAATTGGGTCCCAGTGTCCCCATCTGCATTGTCCTCCCCTCACCAGCTGCCTGAGGACCTGCAGTCGCCTCTGAATCCCAGGGAGAAGCTAGATGCCGGACCCAGCCCTCAGCTGCCCGAGTCTGGAGCCTTGTTCCAACGGAACCAACGAGTCATGAAGAGACTCAGGTTCGAGGTCTCGCAGCACGTCTCTCTGCCACCCGTGGACAGTCTCAAGGCTGTGTGCAGCCAAAAGACCTCAACCTTGTGGAATCATTTCTCCATCTGCTCCACAGAGCCGACTAAAGTGATCTGCTTGCATTGTGGCCACATGATCAGCACGGACAAGAAGCCAGCCAATCTGGGCACCAGCTGTCTCCTGTCCAGGCACTTAAAGAGGTTCCACAGCAGCGTGGTGCTGAAGACTGACGTCCCGGTCACTGCCCGGCCCTCTTCTCCAGGTCCCCCTGTTCCCATGAGCACAGACGTGTCCACATCCTCCAACAGCACCGCTGAAGAGTCTCATCCGGTTGCCCAAAAAATCACGAGGCTCGTCGCTGAGATGATGGCCCTGGACCTCCAGCCCTACTCGCTCATGAATAACGTTGGCTTCAACAGGCTGCTCGGCTACTTGAACCCTTGGTACTCCTTGCCCTCCCCAGCTTATTTCTCCGGGACCGCCATCCCCAACATGTACGACAGCGTGAAACGCATCATCAAGGCCAGCCTGAAGAAGGCCGAGAGCGGCGTGGTCCACTTCACCTTGGGGGTGTGGGAGAGCAGCCAGACCCCGGAGTACCTGATGCTCACTGCCCACTGGGTGACCTTTGAGTCCTCTGTCCGGCTGCACTGTGAGAACCACCACTGCTCAGCCCTGCTGGATTTGTCTCAGGTCGACTATGGCTGTCGTGGCAACAGCCTCCAGAAGCAAATGGAGTGCtggtgggaggcctgggtgagttcCACCGGCCTCCAGATGGGCATCACGGTGACAGACAACCTGAGCATAGGGAAGACGTTGAGTGAGGGCGAGCTCACCAGCGTGCAGTGTTTCAACCGCACCCTCAGCCTCATCCTCAGCGAGGCCTTCAAGACCCAGAAGATGGTCCAGAACCTGCTAAGCATCGCCCGCAAGACCTGTGAGTGGGTTCAGCAGTCTCCCCGAGCCCAGGAGAAGCTGGCTGAGCTGCAGAAGGAGTACGCACTGCCCCAGCACACCCTCGTTCAGGACGAGCCGTCCAAGTGGACCACATTGCTCAACATGCTGGAGCGGCTCATCGAGCAGAAGAGGGCCGTCCATGAGCTGGCCATCGAGTGCCACTTCCCCGAGATCATCAGCTTCGACCAGTGGGAGGGCATGCGGTCTGTGTGCCGTGCCCTGAGGTCCTTCTACGCTGCTAGCTGCGAGATGAGCACCCGCACGGCCACGCTCAGCCAGGTCATCCCCATGATGTACATCCTCCACAGGAAGATCGACATGCTGTTTGAGGAGACCATGGGCATCGACACCATTCTCAAGTCTTTGAAGGAGGGCATGGGGAGCAGTCTCACTGCCATGCTGCACAACCCCAGCTACCTCTTTGCCACCCTGCTGGACCCCCGCTACAAAGCCTCTTTGTTCTCCAAGGAGGAGGCCGAGCTTTACAGGCGGGATCTCATCAGAGAACTCAAGATGTTAAATCCTGCCTCACACCACAGGCCCGTCTGCAGCAGGCATGACCCAGCTGCCCCTGTGCAGGGCTCCTCAGGTAAGGAGAGCCTATGGTCCCTGTTGGCCTCGGTGAAAAAGCCGGGCCCTCGGGACAGTGCCCCATTGCCTGAAGACATGGTGCTAGCCTACCTGGCGGAGGAGGTGCTGGAAATTAGCTGTGACCCCCTCACCTACTGGAACCTGAAGAGGGAGGCCTGGCCCAGTCTTTCCATACTGGCCTTCAGGTTCCTGGGCTGCCCTCCGAGCATTGTCCCTGCCGAGAAATTCTTAAACACGCCCTTAGAGCATGATGGCGTTGGCCGGTCCAGGCTCACGATGGAACACTTTGAAAAACTCATCTTTCTAAATGTAAACCTTCCCTTAATAGACTTCCAATATTAG